GGTCGGGCATTGGTGTTTCTATAATTTGGTGGTCACTCCTAAATCTTAAAGCAGAAAAGTcaagaatgaggaaaataaagtttCGGTGTGGCTGCCCCTTCACGGGAAGCAGCAAAAACCCTTCTGGAACCGTTCTGAAGATAATCTGAAGTTCATCCAGTCCGGTGAGGTGGTCCCGAGATATCAAAGCCACTGATCCCCCCTGGGTCCCTGCCACAGGGGAGGGCTGACCAGACAAGCTTTGAGCCAAAGCTGGAGTAGAATGCTCAGCGGCAGCAGTTCCAGAATCTCTCCACTGTATATAGTTTAAATGCAGATTCACTGATGAATAATTTTGATAATCCTGTCGAAGTATGAAGACTGCTTGAATTAGACGACTACAGGATCCTATTTAGCTTTTTTTCTAAGACAATTCGGGCTTCTCTTATGCCATGTGCAATCCGTCCTGCTCAGTGCTCTTCACTAGTCACGTCCTTCctgccattttaaaaacaatagtggCAGAGATGCAAGCTGCTGATAGTGCTCAGCAGGACAGATCAAACACACAGATGCAATTTCTGTACGTAGAACAGTGAAGTAGGGTAAAATTCAAATACTTACAATCGCTTAGTAGCTAACATCTGATTGCTGCAAATTGAATCTTTCATAACGGGATTTATTGTAAATAGTGTCATATCATTTGTGAGTTCTGCAATAATTTCAGTCAAAGCCAGTGCAAGATATTGGAGGTGTGAGGCTTACATGATTTATACACCGGTTTGCACATAGATTATGAAGGGATTTTTAATCATCAATGTTATTTTTAGTTGCTTACAAAACAGCCGTAATTGTcattttttctctgaaatcttaAACATTCTCATGTAGTGTAACTTTAAAATCCAGAAGAAACAGCCTAGCCACTTCCTTTCAACAGCTGTTTTAGAATTGCAAGACCCCAACCCaacccttctcttccccttccactCTCATTGTTAAATAAGCATCAAAATTATagttaaaattcttaaaatgtgcATTTCATGTTGTTTGGGAGCAACAAAGATCCTTGTAGTCGTAATCAGTGATCAATATAGcttattagtaaaaaaaaaaaaatagaaattcaaaatcaAGTTATTTTGAGATCTCAAAACACATCTTACTTCCTTTATGAGAACTTGGAAAGATGGCAGTAGTTTAAGAGATCAATACTCTTATTCATCTTTGGATTTAGTTCCAAATACTTCACTGGAAGCTCATAATAGGTAAACATCAAAGGCatattatacaaattatacaGTTAGTGTACGAGAATTTGGTGATATTGCATGTATTTGATAGCTTTCATTGCTAATGCACAGAACCCCTTCAAAAGACCCTATGTCACAATTACACAATCTTCCTGTTCAAGAcctaaataagaaaggaaaattcaaagaaggaaaaattcaaaacaaatagtAGGGCCAGAAGATTTGGATAAtctgttccctttcttttccctgctctaaaaataaataaataaataaataaataataaatccttttctattattttaccatgtatttgagctttgtgttataaatatgaaatgtgaAATGCAGCATCTCTGCAAGATCTGAATAAAGTATCTTACTCTCAGATAACCTAGGACCTTGATAGAGAAGGGCCTTTGTGAAGAGTAAATGTTTCAGTTCaatccttcttcatttatttaagagcaaATATCCCACATGCATGTTAATGTTTATTATTCTAAGTGGGGAATTCCCTATTTCTAAACCAaagaattttcagttttctgcCCCTCTCTTAAGCAGGTGTCTTTCCATATCTCACAAATCAAAAGGGAAGATGAGAAGACAGCCTTTCAGTGGTGTCCTGATGTGTATATTAATAAATTTACTGATCAGAGCACATATAAATTGAAATGAatcatattcatatatttaatagcAAAGAAAACTCAATTTAACTCATGTCCAGGTTTCtttcatgttcattttattcaagggcatgtcttcctttttttgctttatttcttgctttctttcttggaCACCTCCAACCCCCATTGACAACCGAAATGTAGGGCTATAAATGTAAGGGCGCAATACATCATGAGATAAGTCCAGAGAACATGTCCTCTACCAAAATGCACATGAATCTCTGGTACAGTGAAAATTCCAGAATCGTTTGGGGGGTCATTTTGCATGCTAAGCAGGGTCAAAAACGTGAGCTTTATGTGGTCATCCTTATATATCAGATGAAGTCCAAAGTTTAAAGGTGACATTTGTGAAATTGCAGCTGGATTTCCTAGCACTTGATTCTAGCTCCTGCAAATCAAAGACTCTTAATTGAAAGACAAAGCTAACAATATGATCatctttcaattaaataaaaatatgacttcTGAACCCTTATCTGTTGAAGAGCTGACATAGAAGTTTGGAGATGGTTGTTTAACCagacaaaatgatagagaaaatatattttccaacaAGATCATAAGGCTTGAGTAGTGCAGGGAAACAAATGTAAAGCAAAGGGCTGTCCTCTGTTCCCTCTACCAGCTCtaattcccccacccccagtttgtACACTCAGCCACTCACCTTTTAGGCAAGGGCTAGTGTCTTCCAAATTAGACTCAAACCCCAAATACCAAGACACTAGAAAGTGGCATCTTGGCATACTTTGAGATCAGGCGTTTTCTGCATTTCAtggtgtggggggaggaagcagcaTACCAATGTAGTGAAATCTGGAAACAACAGCATATATACAGAcacaaaaaaaaagtttgcatatTGCACAGAGCGCTTGAAGATCATAAATCTATGCATGAGAAAGATGTAGTGGAAATTTTGGGGGGgattagagtttatttttgtcatctCTGTGAGACAGCTACTCATTCATCCAGATCACAGCTAAGAAAAAAGCTGGTCACAGAAATTAGCAGTTTCAGCTCAGCAGCGAAGTCGCCAGCCTGTGAAGGCAGAGAGAAATTGACTAATTAGCAATGCGCACTAAAACTTGACGGTtctttatagagagagagaagagagagggagagagagggagagggagggagggggggctcgctttttccccttctttcttccaaAGATGTTTGAAATCGCAGTCATTTACGCTCGACAATTTTTACAATAGCCTTGAGCCATAATTTTGCGAGTCTCTCCAGCATCCATCCCCCTGTATGGTCTCTCTCTACTGGCCAAGCACGACCGTTTCTCTCCCCAACCGTGGATTTCCTATTACTCTCGTTACGACTCACTGAGCCCCAGGCCCAAGGATAATGATGTGTTGTTTCTTGGTAGCATAATTTGTCACACgtacattttttcttcttcttctcttgcagaaagctctgctccctctctctctctccctctctctccctctctctccctctctctttctctcttttctccctctcctacatTTTCTTGCTGTTGCTAATTCATGGTGATCAAATGATGTACGACAAAATAAATTGTAAAGAGTGACTGCCTGGAGTTGGGAACCAGAAGGTGTTTTCCCCCCCTCCCAAGGAGAGAGCaaacctttaaaaaggaaggacaatTGATTTTTGGGGGGGAGCTTAAGTGAGCCTTGACTTTGCAGCTGGTTGAAAGCAGGTAAGTTTCTGGCCTTGTGTCTGCCTTGCGTGTATTTTGTTCTGTCTTTTGGGTTGTTGGCgggggggaagggatggggagggagtctttgggggggggcggttagTTGCCTGGCAAACGCTCATAAAGAATAAAACTCCTATTGCAAGAAATAAGCAGATAAGGGGGAAAGGCAAAGGAGGAGAACAAGAAGGAAGGGGAACAGGAAAGGATGGGGGGGCGGGAGCGAGACAACGAAGCGGGGAAAGCGAGAGAGAGGTATGACCGGGTCCACTTAAAGGGAGAGACTCTGGGAGATGTTCAGGAAACCCAGATCTTTGGGggccggtgggggagggggtcctgcCGGGGGAGGGAGCTCGAGGGAGGTTAGGGTCCACCTGGAACAGGATGGTAAAGTGAGTCGAGAGGAGCCCAGTGTGGTATAAATAGGAAACCGGCGATCCAGGACTGGCGCCAGGCAGGGCAGAGTGAGCCGCAGTGGAAGGGGCAGGTCCGGCGGGATCCCTTGGAgccgagcggcggcggcggcggcggcggcggcggtggctcTCCCCGGCGGGCGGGCGCGCGGGCGGGATGTGGGCAGAGGGTCCCTCTCTGCTCGGCCCTGGAAGGTGCAATTACAGGTTAAGGACCTGGCGTATCGATTTCGCCTTGCCTCCCCCCCATCCTGCCGTCCTCCGCCTAGATGCGGGCGGTTCAGACTTTTTTTACAGAAGTAGTTCCAGGGCCAGGGGAATGGGGGTGCCCGAGTGGGGGGTCGCTGGGGGTTTTACCGAGGGGCTCgtggggaagctgaggcttcACGCGGAGATGCTGGGTGGGATGCAGAGACCCTGCACGGAACCTACCCCCCCTCCATtggacagccccccaccccctcccccaacacctgcCAGTTAACTTGAACTTCTCACAGTTACTGGAGTTAAAGCCACTGTTCCTGATGCCTTGGAGACAGAACCTTTCACGTGAATCCCTCCGGGCCTCTGGGGTCCTGCTCTAAATCCACCCCAGTggccccacttcctccctcctcgTCTCCCCGGTGCCGCCCCGCGAGAGAAGGGGAGATACACGTCTGAACTTCCGCGCTTTGAAATGCGGGGGGCGGGAGAgagggggtcgggggtggggggccgaaAGGATTCTCCTGCCAGGTTTAAAGGCGTCTCTGGAAAATTAGCAAAACTGAGTGGTGACGGGGAAGCCAACAGTTTGCGAAGCAGGCAAGCAGGCAGGGCCGGGGTGAGGGAAATGAGCTAGAATTGATAAGGACAGCTCCCGCCTCTGCCGAGTCCACTGAGCTGGTCCTCACCGCGCTCCACTGCACTTTCCCGGGAGAAGAAAGGGCTTTATCTGCTACCTCAGACTATTAGCCTAGGAGTTTCTCGGGGCAGCACGGATAATCGAAGGGGTTCCCAGCTTTTGGAGAGCTAAGAATCGCCCACCCGCACGCTTGTCGGGTcccctttcctaccccccaaactggATCAACTGCGAAAAGCAAAGCTGCAGGCACACGTTGACCTGGAACCTCTGCCGACGGTCGCCTCTGCGCTCTCCGGGAACCCCCGGCTCCCCACTCCCTGGCCTTTCCCTTTCTCAGGCCCGGCATGGACACAAGCCCACGAGGTGTCTCGGCCTCCGCCGCCACTTTGCCGTCGCTGCTGCCACCCCTGTCGCTGCCAAGAGCCGAGCCAGGGTGGTTTTAGGAAAGTGAGGGACGAAGTGTGTGGGCGGTGGCGAGAGGAGTAGCAGGGAGCTGAACCGGCGCCCCGACCCCAGACAGGGTTCTTTTGGTGGCGCTCACGGATTCAGCGCCTTCAGACCTTACTCCTGGGGTCGGGGTCCTGGGGCGCGCTGGGCAGGAGCCAAGCTGAACACTGATTGTTGTTCttcgccctcccctcccctccacacccttccccaccccgaccacaccccaccccctccactacccttcacccctccctcccatcccccacccctgtctgCCAGGTTGGAGGAGGGTTTAAAGCCAGGTGCGCCGAGTCAGCTCGCCATGTCCAGATCCGGGGACAGGACCTCCACCTTCGACCCCAGCCACAGCGACAACCTGCTGCACGGCCTCAACCTGCTGTGGAGGAAGCAGCTGTTTTGCGACGTGACCCTGACAGCCCAGGGCCAGCAGTTCCACTGCCACAAGGCCGTGCTGGCCTCCTGCTCGCAGTACTTCCGATCGCTCTTCTCCAGCCACCCCCCTCTCGGGGGAGGGGTCGGCGGCCAGGACGGCCTGGGGGCCCCCaaggaccagcagcagcagcagccgcagcagcagccgccacagcagcagcagcagccgccgcaGGAGGAGCCCGggactccttcctcctcccccgaCGACAAGCTGCTGACCAGTCCTCGGGCCATCAACAACCTAGTGCTGCAGGGCTGCTCGTCCATCGGGCTGCGCCTGGTGCTCGAGTACCTCTACACGGCCAACGTGACCCTCTCCCTGGACACGGTGGAGGAGGTGCTGTCGGTCAGCAAGATCTTGCACATCCCCCAAGTCACCAAGCTCTGCGTGCAGTTCCTCAACGACCAGATCTCGGTACAGAACTACAAGCAGGTGTGCAAGATCGCTGCGCTGCACGGCCTGGAGGAGACCAAGAAGCTGGCCAACAAGTACCTGGTGGAGGATGTGCTGCTGCTCAACTTCGAAGAGATGCGCGCCCTGCTGGACTCGCTGCCGCCCCCCGTGGAGTCGGAGCTGGCGCTCTTCCAGATGTCCGTGCTGTGGCTGGAGCACGACCGCGAGACCCGCATGCAGTACGCGCCCGACCTCATGAAGCGCCTCCGCTTCGCGCTCATCCCGGCCCCGGAGCTGGTGGAGCGGGTGCAGTCAGTGGATTTCATGCGCACCGACCCGGTCTGCCAAAAGCTGCTGCTGGACGCCATGAACTACCACCTGATGCCCTTCAGGCAGCACTGCAGGCAGAGCCTGGCCAGCAGGTAGGAGACAACAAAGAggagggcggggggtggaggggagcaaGAAAGgcctgagggaggggaggggggcagagaggagtggggagaggggtgggctGCGCGGGAGGCTCTGGCGAGctgaaaacaaatgcaaacaaacaatTCAGACTGTGTGGGGAAAGTTGATTTCGGAGTCTCCAAAAGGTCAACAGGAAAGTGGCCTAACAGCATCCCTGAGCGCTGGAAAGCCCACGTTCCCAACATCCCCAGAGAGAGAAATGCGGGACTTGGGGGCTGAAACTGACAGGCAGGTGGGGCCAAAGGCCGGGCAGTTCCCAGTGCCGCTCGGGGACCCTTTCTAAGCAGTCCTCCCTCCAAATCTCAAAATGAGCTTCCTCGAGGAAGAGGATTCTGCAATGACAagtccccaccccactccacctcTTTCCTGCCGTGGGTGAGCAGGAACGCCCTGGCCACGCTCCACGAGGAGAGCTTTCATTCTTTCTGTCAGACACTCAAGGTCTGTTGttgctgtgttgttgttgttgttgttgttgttgggtttagTGACTGAGTCTACTGCTCCCTTTGGAAGTTAGAGCTCCCAACCCTTTTGTCTATTAGGGCCACTATCGGAAATTCTGGCATCACAGATCCAGGCAAACTTTCTGTCTTGTGGAAagcctttctttttcacttttaaaagggAGCAAAGCAAGAGGTTTCAGGGTGTCAGAGTGAATCGTGCCTAGCAGCTCCCAGTTCTAAGGGGAGCGCTGCTGAAAACTGGGAGGAGGggagtcttccttcctttccagttaGGTCCTTGTGCCGGCTCTGAAGTCACAAAGAAGTTGGGGACTTGCTGTCGCTCTCTGGAATGTGCCTGTGTGTGCTGCAAATAGGGTTTCatgtcagaggggagagggaaatgactttttaaaatgtgacagttgttgggttttctttttagctttggAATCGACAGTCCTGTTTTATTGTCTCCAATCTTAAAACCCCTTTTAATGAGCCCTAGCagagcatttctttctctttttaaaaaagagaagcagtATCTTCTCAGTGTCTCATGATAAAACATCACGATTTCAGATGCCAGACCACCACAGCCTAATCCACTGGAGCGTTACATGGTCTAAAAATCCATCATGGTATTTTCCCATTCAAAAGGATGTCTAAAGTGGGGAAGGGGGGCTATTTCATGCACCTTTgtggaattaaatatttattttttagtcatgATGTTTCTACTAGACCCAGGTAGAAATGTAAGAAAAGGAAGATATTCTGTACAGCACTGGTGTTCAGGTGAGGCCCACAGAGTTATGGGAAACCTTAGACTTAGAAACCTTCTAAGTTGATTTTCTACTCTTATGTGAGAGATGAGTTAATGAATTGTGTCCATAAATGACAGTAGGACAATAGCACAAGCAAGAATTCAATCCCTTGTGTGCTTGAATAGTGAGCACAGGAGTCCAGGTGTGAAGAAGAACATGGAATGTACTTTTATTTTGTAAGAGTTTTTCATTTGCCTAAAGATCGAAACTTAGTGTAGTGGGCAAATGTCACCACGTCAATGGGCACTGATGATTAATATTCTGTTCTTAACTTTTATCACTTTCAAATAACTTACAAGTATATTTAACTTagcatatattatacatattcaggaatatatatacatattcaggAACTCAAACAACACAGTTATAGTCCTgaacatacatttatttgtatttttaaaaacatgtaaaatctaGTAGAAACTCAGAAACCCAGAGGGATAATAAGATTAAGGCTTAACTTGTTTTAAGAGTGATTTTGGGATACAAGCATTACAAATTTGATCTCATAAAGAATTTCTGAAGCCCTCAATGTACTTGTACTTAATAAGTATTTTCTAGGGCTCAGTATTAGAACACAATATTAGAATGCAATATTAGAATGCAAAATCCATTTTCCACCTTCGTCTGGATTCAGCATACCAGCTGGGGCCTGCTGGTTCTGTCCTGGTGGATGGCTGAGATACCAGGCTGCCTGGCTCGGTGATGACACCTTCCAGCTTCACTGGGCCATATCATTTGAAGGATATGTAGTGGCGTCTGACCACTAAATGCTTACAAGTGTCATGGATGCTGCAGGAATCTGATACTTCTGCGGTAGGAAgaaacctgtatttttctttaaaagcagaaGATACACGGAAGAAAACAGTTCGTGTGAACCTGTTGTTGATCTCAAAGTAATATAATTTAGCTTTTGTTCCATTATTGGTAGCTGTGGcattttaatttgggggggaCTAATTACATTACTCCAATCTTAATTTGCAGAAAAAATGTAAGACTAACCATCAAGATCTTAACTTTACTGTAGACAAAAATGCTGGAAGTTGTAACCAATAGTATCATGTTGGTCCATTTATTACAGCATCAGCAGAATATAAAAGTGTTCTCTCAGACTTACATGTAGTTTAACAGAAGGATTAATGTGCTAAACAATAGCTTATGCAAATGCACCACTTTTACTGAAGACAACTGAATGGAGAGTCAttgtatatattactttttatcCACCTATAGTGTTAAAGTCTAAACATGAAAGGAGTCCTCAAATTTAGGCAAGgagttgaaaaattaaaattgattaatCTGTtggaaaaagtacaaaatataaggaaatagaatcacttcaaaaagaatttatttgtttaagaataCATGTTCATCTGTAGAAAGTAGGGCTTTAATgtaataacaatattttaaacatttttgaagattattaagtaattttgaatttttattacatctagaaaaataaagcaacccAAGCCTGAAGACTTTATAAATAcccaaattaatatttaatttttgctcTAGTTGGCTTAGTCTTTCTGAGTATGCCATTTATGCTTagattcatgttttattttagcaaattaaGTATaagaacaataaattaaaaataaaagacctactatcttatattcaaatatatgcaCAACTAATTTAAGAGAAAAGGACTTAAAATTAAGACATCCAaagtcttatttcttattttctttttgatttattgcaagaaatataaaacttaagaaataagTTTTATATGCACAACTAATTTAAGAGAAAAGGACTTAAAATTAAGACATCCGaagtcttatttcttattttctttttgatttattgcaagaaatataaaacttaagaaataagTTCTTCAAAAGTTTCTGGAAGAGTCATTTTTAAAGGCTTCTAGAGCATGAAAATTTGATTTAGTAAGTGACATCACATGCAATGTTTAGtacattaataagtaaatatcaGAAGACATACAGTCTAAGTTTAGCCTAATCAAccccagaagtttcttttttatttctatttttaaaactttagtgcATAATTTAGTAGTTGTTCAAATAAGTCAATTTGGCCTGGAttcattaacttcttttttacattttcattgcaTCTCACATAACATAACagttaaataaatgcttattgaaagTTGAAAGCATTgagattataaaataagaaagcttCAGTGTTGCACTTCACCAATATGCTCCTCGATTGCACATAACAAAAATCCACGGAAGCTTCTACAGGAACACACCTGTAATAGGAAAGCATTGgtgaaaataatcatatttttaaaaacatttaaccaCCAGCTATTACAGTTCCATGTATAGTCCTATACTGAAGTGTAGTTTTCCAGAGAttatattttacagaagaaagcAAGCTACCTTATAAAGATTTCACTCTCTAAAAGAgtctatttaaagatttcatataaattaatttaaaaatctacttaaacATCAGGAGCACAATTATCTATTGGCTAAAATGACTTGTAATgattaaaaagctattaaatttCCTAATACACAGTTTTGATTCCTGGCTTTGGTGCTTAGAAAGCGTTTCTTTAAATGTAGGACTGTATTTTCTATCAGTTCTCTTCCTAAGGCCTGAATAACAACCTTAGCAAAGCAAACTAATCTTGTATCCATGTATTCTCTAAATTGTTACTTCCCTTTATGTCAATTTGATACCCTCAGATTAGAAGTTGTTAGGTAGTTAGATTTTTGTATCAGAAGTTACCCAACCATTCAGAATACAATTTGTTTATTATGTGAAACAGGACCATTGATTACAAAATTATATCACAGGTATGGGAGCCAAATAGTTATATCCTACAATCAAAAGGCAATTAGAGCAGATATTAATGTGTTGTATTGGCTTAGAGGATTTACTGACAAAAGTAGACATGTTCAAattttaaggactgagccactcaggcgcccctgacatgTTCAAATTTTAATTCATATCTTATATTTTTTCCGTATTTATGAACATGTTGAGGTTCACTCATTACCTTAGCCAATTTCCAAGTGTCTCTATTTTCTTAACttaaaaatgcagtaaaaataCATCACTTTATTTACAACAGCTACTTTATACCAGAGGatcttctaagcattttacaaatattaacttatttaatggTCAAAACAGGCCTAATGGATGAGTGCCAGCATTAGCCTCATTCCATAGATGGAAAAACTGgtacacagagaagttaagcatgTTTCCTACAGTTGCACAGCTGCTTAGGGTTAGAACCAAAGTCTGAGCTTGGGCATTGTGGCTCTGGAGTTTGTGTTCTCATCCACAGTTTTCTGCTTCTTGCTATGAGCCTCTCTGTGCTAGGATATGATCTAGTGAT
This DNA window, taken from Mustela erminea isolate mMusErm1 chromosome 13, mMusErm1.Pri, whole genome shotgun sequence, encodes the following:
- the KLHL14 gene encoding kelch-like protein 14 isoform X1 encodes the protein MRGAGERGSGVGGRKDSPARFKGVSGKLAKLSGDGEANSLRSRLEEGLKPGAPSQLAMSRSGDRTSTFDPSHSDNLLHGLNLLWRKQLFCDVTLTAQGQQFHCHKAVLASCSQYFRSLFSSHPPLGGGVGGQDGLGAPKDQQQQQPQQQPPQQQQQPPQEEPGTPSSSPDDKLLTSPRAINNLVLQGCSSIGLRLVLEYLYTANVTLSLDTVEEVLSVSKILHIPQVTKLCVQFLNDQISVQNYKQVCKIAALHGLEETKKLANKYLVEDVLLLNFEEMRALLDSLPPPVESELALFQMSVLWLEHDRETRMQYAPDLMKRLRFALIPAPELVERVQSVDFMRTDPVCQKLLLDAMNYHLMPFRQHCRQSLASRIRSNKKMLLLVGGLPPGPDRLPSNLVQYYDDEKKTWKILTIMPYNSAHHCVVEVENFLFVLGGEDQWNPNGKHSTNFVSRYDPRFNSWIQLPPMQERRASFYACRLDKHLYVIGGRNETGYLSSVECYNLETNEWRYVSSLPQPLAAHAGAVHNGKIYISGGVHNGEYVPWLYCYDPVMDVWARKQDMNTKRAIHTLAVMNDRLYAIGGNHLKGFSHLDVMLVECYDPKGDQWNILQTPILEGRSGPGCAVLDDSIYLVGGYSWSMGAYKSSTICYCPEKGTWTELEGDVAEPLAGPACATVILPACVPYNK
- the KLHL14 gene encoding kelch-like protein 14 isoform X3; its protein translation is MSRSGDRTSTFDPSHSDNLLHGLNLLWRKQLFCDVTLTAQGQQFHCHKAVLASCSQYFRSLFSSHPPLGGGVGGQDGLGAPKDQQQQQPQQQPPQQQQQPPQEEPGTPSSSPDDKLLTSPRAINNLVLQGCSSIGLRLVLEYLYTANVTLSLDTVEEVLSVSKILHIPQVTKLCVQFLNDQISVQNYKQVCKIAALHGLEETKKLANKYLVEDVLLLNFEEMRALLDSLPPPVESELALFQMSVLWLEHDRETRMQYAPDLMKRLRFALIPAPELVERVQSVDFMRTDPVCQKLLLDAMNYHLMPFRQHCRQSLASRIRSNKKMLLLVGGLPPGPDRLPSNLVQYYDDEKKTWKILTIMPYNSAHHCVVEVENFLFVLGGEDQWNPNGKHSTNFVSRYDPRFNSWIQLPPMQERRASFYACRLDKHLYVIGGRNETGYLSSVECYNLETNEWRYVSSLPQPLAAHAGAVHNGKIYISGGVHNGEYVPWLYCYDPVMDVWARKQDMNTKRAIHTLAVMNDRLYAIGGNHLKGFSHLDVMLVECYDPKGDQWNILQTPILEGRSGPGCAVLDDSIYLVGGYSWSMGAYKSSTICYCPEKGTWTELEGDVAEPLAGPACATVILPACVPYNK
- the KLHL14 gene encoding kelch-like protein 14 isoform X2, whose amino-acid sequence is MRGAGERGSGVGGRKDSPARFKGVSGKLAKLSGDGEANSLRSRLEEGLKPGAPSQLAMSRSGDRTSTFDPSHSDNLLHGLNLLWRKQLFCDVTLTAQGQQFHCHKAVLASCSQYFRSLFSSHPPLGGGVGGQDGLGAPKDQQQQQPQQQPPQQQQQPPQEEPGTPSSSPDDKLLTSPRAINNLVLQGCSSIGLRLVLEYLYTANVTLSLDTVEEVLSVSKILHIPQVTKLCVQFLNDQISVQNYKQVCKIAALHGLEETKKLANKYLVEDVLLLNFEEMRALLDSLPPPVESELALFQMSVLWLEHDRETRMQYAPDLMKRLRFALIPAPELVERVQSVDFMRTDPVCQKLLLDAMNYHLMPFRQHCRQSLASRIRSNKKMLLLVGGLPPGPDRLPSNLVQYYDDEKKTWKILTRKHSTNFVSRYDPRFNSWIQLPPMQERRASFYACRLDKHLYVIGGRNETGYLSSVECYNLETNEWRYVSSLPQPLAAHAGAVHNGKIYISGGVHNGEYVPWLYCYDPVMDVWARKQDMNTKRAIHTLAVMNDRLYAIGGNHLKGFSHLDVMLVECYDPKGDQWNILQTPILEGRSGPGCAVLDDSIYLVGGYSWSMGAYKSSTICYCPEKGTWTELEGDVAEPLAGPACATVILPACVPYNK